One genomic window of Cannabis sativa cultivar Pink pepper isolate KNU-18-1 chromosome 2, ASM2916894v1, whole genome shotgun sequence includes the following:
- the LOC115720553 gene encoding uncharacterized protein LOC115720553 yields the protein MDKSWISNNNRLSAKYNKGLQKFIRLSSSHLNEENKIRCPCVMCMNLYFHDLQTIERHIYVKGFYTRYVNWVHHGEDILEESDHDNDDATDVEDFSDIGDNNNDIDHDDNDDMIPAIEDLAQEVPTHNASENFEDSSHKEKWKNFHNLFDEVEKELYPGCTKFSSLTFMVKLMHIKVLTSLSIKGFDMILELLKDAFPDDNKIPNSYYEVKKILSGLGLECETIDVCKDDCCLYWKNNKDATNCPICGHERYEYQGTKGKKIPHKKMHYFPITPRLQRLFMSRHTAADMRWHKEKRVDTEGVLRHPADAEAWKDFDKQYPDFAKEPRNIRLGFATDGFNPFGDLSNSYSMWPVILMPYNMPPWICMKRESLMMAVLIPGRRAPGKDIDVYLQPLIEELKELWEKGVRTFDVVDKTYFTMRAAVLWTINDFPAYGTVSGYSTQGYKACPVCEDDTSSFRVRGKISYMGHRRYLCAEHQWRNDKEYDGTIETRNPPQELTSDEILTKLDGMWKCRPSKNVNIVKDDQNQMKNASYENKTNWRRKSILWELAY from the coding sequence ATGGATAAGAGTTGGATTTCTAATAACAATAGATTGTCTGCCAAGTACAATAAGGGATTGCAAAAATTCATTAGATTATCAAGTAGTCATCTGAATGAGGAGAATAAGATTCGGTGCCCATGTgttatgtgtatgaatttatacttTCATGACTTACAGACAATTGAGCGTCATATCTACGTAAAAGGGTTTTATACTCGATATGTTAACTGGGTACATCACGGGGAAGATATTTTAGAAGAAAGTGATCATGATAATGATGATGCTACTGATGTCGAAGATTTCAGTGATATTGGCGATAATAATAATGACATTGACCATGATGACAATGATGATATGATCCCAGCAATTGAAGACTTGGCTCAAGAAGTTCCTACACATAATGCTTCTGAGAATTTTGAGGATTCAAGTCATAAGGAGAAATGGAAAAACTTCCATAACTTATTTGATGAAGTAGAAAAAGAATTGTATCCTGGATGTACAAAGTTTTCAAGTTTGACTTTCATGGTTAAGCTAATGCATATAAAAGTACTGACTAGCTTGAGTATTAAAGGCTTCGACATGATTCTTGAGCTTCTTAAGGATGCATTTCCTGATGATAACAAAATCCCAAATTCTTATTATGAGGTTAAGAAAATATTGAGTGGTCTTGGTTTAGAGTGCGAAACAATAGATGTATGTAAGgatgattgttgtttgtacTGGAAAAACAATAAAGATGCTACAAATTGTCCTATATGTGGTCATGAAAGATATGAGTACCAAGGaactaaaggaaaaaaaataccaCATAAAAAGATGCATTATTTTCCAATAACTCCCCGTTTACAACGACTTTTTATGTCAAGACACACCGCAGCAGATATGAGGTGGCACAAAGAAAAACGTGTGGATACTGAAGGTGTACTTAGACATCCGGCAGATGCAGAGGCTTGGAAAGATTTCGATAAGCAATATCCTGATTTTGCCAAAGAGCCTCGAAACATTAGGTTGGGATTTGCAACAGATGGGTTTAATCCGTTTGGTGATTTATCAAACTCATACAGCATGTGGCCAGTAATACTAATGCCATATAATATGCCACCATGGATATGCATGAAACGAGAATCCTTAATGATGGCAGTACTTATTCCTGGACGTCGTGCTCCAGGTAAGGACATAGATGTCTATTTACAACCCTTAATTGAAGAACTAAAAGAATTATGGGAGAAAGGAGTAAGAACTTTTGATGTTGTTGATAAAACATATTTTACAATGCGTGCTGCTGTGTTATGGACAATTAATGATTTCCCTGCATATGGTACTGTGTCCGGCTATAGCACTCAAGGGTATAAGGCATGTCCAGTTTGTGAGGATGACACATCTTCATTTCGAGTTAGGGGTAAGATCTCTTACATGGGACATCGTCGATATTTGTGTGCTGAACATCAGTGGCGCAATGATAAGGAATACGATGGTACAATTGAAACACGAAATCCCCCTCAAGAGTTAACAAGTGATGAAATTTTAACTAAATTAGATGGTATGTGGAAATGTAGGCCGAGTAAAAATGTTAATATTGTAAAAGATGATCAGAATCAGATGAAGAATGCAAGCTatgaaaataaaacaaattggaGGCGTAAAAGTATTTTGTGGGAGTTAGCATACTGA
- the LOC115714516 gene encoding uncharacterized protein LOC115714516 has product MSKGTAHLIIPVSDHYTGRVTWRGGSYYYPKIKAKFEEFNLLPRVRESPFRNFLERAPIQFSGAFFHQLMLHKIKSDKPDEVHFYVGRKRCRFGRVEFGLVTGLNLLPGPTEEDIKQNGSSDRLIQEYFNGSASITFGQLRRVFESCTEADDVYKLGMALFVMGVLTGKEEKTAVPPFVIRMVDNLPFFYEYPWEKISYTKLMESCNKDYLDVKNKMLKKIEKGVTQKEAKYSAYGYAAALQYWAYEAILQLGNEYAVRRSHGFPRMVNWESKPNTTLGKDEVTRLFAKNLTVYSVLCPRPNEIEFVSYITGGQPPLFVDLEELVLGEDGQPTQDALRSQAEKLASTLEERAEAARIFKDSTPPPPSPPRAPPAVPDGSGVDPSPASVPDGSASVPDGSGVDPLAASQGPPVPPAASIPSTSEARDPVYPAILARLETVERGQAALLRGQTAIMDQLKTIMTLLQDPGRPAADSQPQPQPQPQPEKEARTPEDDFILPNDYQPDDDDMFCTPEKTNITSIGDTQDSEVQVLETAPEVMENRRKRRRPRWFAEYTEMKKKARATSTLVNADPLRVVDRKLLKTFHNWVLGQIGNNYPRECFTGRYHSSWFLELHTPKFWLGNDHLDAAFHLMRRRQHFYPESYPNRCVIMPCIFPAGVIARWKAAGDDQANYQWDESILDLIRGDESQFLANWKNKERIYMALYFDGAKHWVALEIDLDHWLLNIFDSSLGSISPNELNRHLAMWEKLLPNLLLQAGLFESHDMILLPQLTASESQVRNFTSKVMDRAVVPQTKTSGNCGMYVIEHIEHSMLETTFDNVHDENMKKFRERWCVDLFYQNLA; this is encoded by the exons ATGTCGAAG ggaacTGCACATCTTATAATTCCAGTGTCGGACCATTACACTGGCCGTGTCACATGGCGCGGGGGTAGTTACTACTACCCGAAGATTAAGGCTAAATTTGAAGAATTTAACCTATTGCCCAGGGTGAGGGAATCCCCTTTCAGAAATTTTTTGGAGAGAGCGCCCATACAATTTTCTGGAGCATTTTTTCATCAGTTGATGCTTCACAAAATAAAATCTGACAAGCCGGACGAGGTGCATTTCTATGTGGGAAGGAAGAGATGTAGATTTGGGAGGGTGGAGTTCGGCTTGGTCACCGGGTTAAACTTGTTGCCCGGCCCTACTGAGGAAGACATCAAACAAAATGGAAGCTCTGACCGGTTGATTCAGGAATATTTCAACGGTAGTGCTTCGATCACCTTCGGCCAACTGCGCAGAGTTTTTGAGAGCTGCACAGAAGCTGATGATGTCTACAAGTTGGGGATGGCCTTGTTTGTTATGGGCGTCCTCACTGGTAAGGAGGAGAAGACTGCCGTTCCTCCTTTTGTGATAAGAATGGTTGATAACCTTCCATTCTTCTACGAGTACCCCTGGGAAAAGATTTCTTACACCAAGCTGATGGAAAGTTGTAACAAGGATTACTTGGATGTGAAGAATAAGATGTTGAAAAAGATTGAGAAGGGAGTAACTCAGAAGGAGGCAAAATACTCAGCCTACGGCTATGCTGCAGCGTTGCAGTATTGGGCATACGAGGCCATATTACAGCTGGGCAACGAGTATGCAGTGAGGAGGTCGCATGGCTTTCCGAGAATGGTCAACTGGGAGAGTAAGCCGAACACTACACTCGGGAAGGATGAAGTGACCCGATTATTTGCTAAAAAT TTGACAGTGTACTCCGTGTTATGTCCTCGGCCGAACGAGATTGAGTTTGTGAGTTACATAACCGGCGGTCAGCCTCCGTTATTTGTTGACTTGGAGGAACTTGTGTTGGGTGAGGATGGGCAACCAACACAGGATGCTTTGCGAAGCCAGGCCGAAAAGCTTGCCTCCACATTGGAAGAACGAGCGGAGGCAGCCCGAATATTTAAAGACTCTACACCACCTCCACCGTCTCCTCCACGTGCACCGCCTGCAGTTCCAGATGGGTCTGGTGTTGACCCATCTCCAGCTTCAGTTCCTGATGGGTCTG CTTCAGTTCCTGATGGGTCTGGTGTTGACCCACTTGCAGCGTCACAGGGTCCTCCTGTTCCCCCGGCAGCTTCCATTCCCAGCACCTCGGAGGCTCGGGATCCAGTATACCCTGCCATTTTGGCAAGGTTGGAGACTGTGGAGAGGGGGCAGGCCGCTCTGCTAAGAGGACAAACAGCGATTATGGATCAGTTGAAGACCATAATGACGCTCCTGCAAGATCCTGGAAGACCGGCAGCAGATTCACAGCCACAGCCACAGCCACAGCCACAACCGGAAAAGGAGGCTCGAACACCGGAAGATGACTTCATTCTCCCAAATGATTACCAACCAGATGATGATGACATGTTCTGTACACCTGAGAAGACGAATATCACCAGCATCGGGGATACTCAGGATTCTGAGGTGCAGGTGTTAGAGACAGCTCCAGAAGTCATGGAGAACCGGAGGAAGAGAAGGCGGCCTAGGTGGTTCGCTGAGTACactgaaatgaagaagaaggctAGGGCTACTTCGACACTCGTGaatgcggacccacttagagtggtTGATCGGAAGCTGCTCAAGACTTTTCACAATTGGGTACTCGGCCAGATTGGGAACAATTACCCGAGAGAGTGCTTCACCGGTCGATACCATTCGTCTTGGTTCCTCGAACTGCATACTCCGAAATTTTGGCTTGGGAACGAT CATTTGGATGCGGCATTCCATTTGATGAGGAGGCGGCAACACTTTTATCCCGAGTCCTACCCGAATAGATGTGTCATAATGCCGTGTATTTTCCCAGCAGGAGTTATTGCTCGGTGGAAAGCTGCGGGTGATGACCAGGCTAACTATCAGTGGGACGAGAGCATATTAGATTTGATTCGAGGGGATGAAAGTCAATTCTTGGCCAATTGGAAGAACAAGGAGAGAATATATATGGCCCTCTACTTCGATGGAGCAAAGCATTGGGTGGCATTAGAGATAGATCTGGATCATTGGTTGTTGAACATATTTGACTCCAGCCTCGGATCGATTTCCCCGAACGAATTGAACCGTCACCTGGCAATGTGGGAAAAATTACTACCAAATTTGCTGCTGCAGGCTGGCCTATTCGAGAGTCATGACATGATCCTGTTGCCTCAACTTACCGCCTCAGAGAGCCAGGTCAGAAATTTCACTTCAAAAGTCATGGATCGGGCCGTTGTTCCACAGACAAAGACAAG CGGTAACTGCGGGATGTACGTGATAGAGCACATCGAGCATAGTATGTTGGAGACTACGTTTGATAATGTGCACGATGAGAATATGAAGAAATTTAGAGAGCGGTGGTGTGTAGATTTGTTTTACCAGAATTTAGCAtga
- the LOC133034979 gene encoding uncharacterized protein LOC133034979, which produces MTGSSEGLFDFIAAALAKFVSEEGEGFHPAPGRQRELGFTFSFPVKQLSISSGTLMVICILFDSNMTRFLYYYFAFMIVVTRVVARKVIWRSVFGRVEIEGFQGNWFSVQCFTKRSKRKTYESCFINFPRKGQHSCKFNDLIDS; this is translated from the exons ATGACTGGATCTTCAGAG GGTTTATTTGACTTTATAGCCGCAGCACTTGCAAAGTTTGTTTCTGAAGAAGGTGAGGGTTTTCACCCTGCACCAGGTAGGCAAAGGGAGCTGGGCTTTACCTTTTCATTTCCTGTGAAGCAATTATCGATTTCTTCTGGGACCCTTATGGTGATATGCATTCTATTTGATTCTAACATGACTCGTTTTCTTTATTACTATTTTGCTTTCATGATAGTTGTCACACGTGTTGTCGCAAGGAAAGTGATTTGGAGAAGTGTGTTTGGAAGAGTGGAAATAGAAGGGTTTCAAGGTAACTGGTTCAGTGTTCAATGTTTCACAAAGAGATCAAAGAGAAAAACTTATGAAAGCTGTTTCATTAATTTTCCAAGGAAAGGTCAACATTCTTGTAAGTTTAATGACTTAATTGATTCATAA
- the LOC133034978 gene encoding uncharacterized protein LOC133034978 produces the protein MFYRGNYADGGDGREMGAKRQRVVEQGSSFYGTSPGPSFMYNPTPFGYVGQPPPFPVVKLRGLPFDCTEVHVAEFFHGLDIVDVLFVHKNGKFTGEAFCVFGYPLQVDFALQRNRQNMGRRYVEVFRSKRQEYYKAIAGEVLDSRGGSPRRSVPISKSYDEGKDTAEHTGILRLRGLPFSAGKDDIIEFFKDFMLIEDSIHFTLNSEGRPTGEAFVEFPTAEDSKGAMAKDRMTLGSRYIELFPSSHEELDEALLRGR, from the exons ATGTTCTATAGAGG TAACTATGCTGATGGTGGGGATGGGCGTGAAATGGGTGCAAAGCGTCAGCGGGTAGTTGAACAGGGCTCTTCATTTTATGGGACTTCCCCTGGTCCAAGTTTTATGTACAACCCTACTCCTTTTGGGTATGTAGGCCAACCTCCACCTTTCCCAGTGGTCAAACTTCGTGGTCTGCCATTTGATTGTACAGAAGTTCATGTGGCTGAATTCTTCCATGGTCTGGACATAGTTGATGTTCTCTTTGTCCACAAGAATGGAAAGTTCACGGGGGAAGCTTTCTGTGTTTTTGGGTATCCTCTTCAAGTTGACTTTGCACTTCAAAGGAATAGACAGAACATGGGCAGGCGATATGTTGAAGTGTTCAGAAGTAAGAGGCAGGAATATTACAAGGCAATTGCTGGTGAAGTTTTAGATTCTCGTGGTGGATCTCCTCGCCGAAGTGTCCCAATATCTAAATCTTATGATGAAGGGAAGGATACCGCTGAACATACAGGGATATTAAGGTTGAGGGGATTGCCATTTTCAGCTGGCAAAGATGATATTATTGAGTTTTTTAAGGATTTTATGTTGATAGAAGACTCTATTCATTTTACCTTGaattcagaagggaggccaactGGGGAAGCATTTGTTGAGTTTCCAACAGCTGAAGATTCTAAGGGAGCAATGGCAAAGGATAGAATGACTCTTGGTAGTCGATATATAGAATTGTTTCCATCATCGCATGAGGAGTTGGATGAAGCTCTTTTAAGAGGGCGGTGA